In a single window of the Necator americanus strain Aroian chromosome X, whole genome shotgun sequence genome:
- a CDS encoding hypothetical protein (NECATOR_CHRX.G26358.T1): protein MCESLHRIVPFVAIPYRAKPYVLPALPIQVSSGPLSPHQSVLSSPNFRFRQCGFFQLELDGFLRTRWTRRSASLLSMCPKKRRRFSMTEQDVDTFHVLTAGTPHRFPRRDRCGIPLAKSCQAAA, encoded by the coding sequence ATGTGCGAAAGCTTGCACAGAATTGTTCCAtttgtcgctattccatatcgtGCAAAACCTTACGTCTTGCCTGCACTGCCTATccaagtgtcctcaggtcctctttcaccacatCAGTCAGTCCTTTCATCACCGAACTTCCGTTTTAGGCAATGTGGCTTTTTCCAGCTTGAGCTCGACGGattcctcagaactcgttggacgAGACGATCTGCTAGTCTCCTCAGTATGTgtccaaagaagcgaagacgattttcgaTGACGgagcaagatgttgataccTTCCACGTGTTAACCGCCGGTACACCGCATCGATTTCCGCGTAGAGATCGTTGCGGCATACCGTTAGCCAAAAGTTGCCAAGCAGCCGCCTAA